A stretch of DNA from Danio rerio strain Tuebingen ecotype United States chromosome 10, GRCz12tu, whole genome shotgun sequence:
CTTAACTGTTTTAAATCATTATCCATTCAACTTAAATCATTCACTTCTCAGCATTTTACAGTTTCTTTGGGTGTACCCCAGGGCTCAGTCCTGGGCCCCCTGCTTTTAACATCTATCAAAATTATAACTGCATTATCTAATGCAGTACATAATATTGGTGGCGTATCACTGTTTAACCCTTCAGTTTTAAAGGTCTTTACACCTTTAAAATAACCCCCTaccaccccccaaaaaatgtataaaataatgaatgtagtttttagctttaaaaatagagaaaaaatGTATTCAAGATCAAAACAAGCTTgcattactatagcaactataaacAGTAGACTGGGAGGATTTCTtagtatttatttctttatttctttaacaTTTGATTGGGCGATGAGTGATGCATATAACTGAAAGGACAGAAAggagagcagaacaaactccTAACAGGAGGAGACTCACCCATGGCCTATGAGACAGAGCATCAGGAGACTCaatactgctttcctaacttCAACTCATCATGCATCAAAGGAAAACGCTCTAGACATGAATATATCATCATGTATGTGTTCTTTTCACTGCTGTCAGCATGGACTGTGTTTCTGAACCTGCTggtgatcatctccatctctcacttcaaGAAGCTTCACACTCCAACCAACATGATTATTCTCTCTCTGGCTGTAAATGATCTGCTTATTGGACTTATTGTGATGCCCATACAGGCCATCAGACTGATTGAGACATGTTGGTACTTTGGAGAAACTTTCTGTGGATTCTATTTAATACTAATAGGGCTTATTTTCTCAGCATCTCTTAGTAACTTGGTTTTAATTGCTGTTGATCGTTATGTGGCTGTGTGTCACCCTTTACTGTACCCACAGAAAATAACCATCACCAACATGTTAAAGAGCATCTGTCTGAACTGGCTTTACTACTCAGCTTATAACACGTCCTTTGTAGTTAATAATGGAAGTTTTGACTCTTCACACAGAACCGAAGTGTGTTATGGAAAGTGTTCAGTCATGATGAGTTTTAGTTGGATCATCACTGATCTGTTCATGTCTTTTATTTTTCCCTGTCTCATAATGATCACTTTATATTCAAGAATTTTCTATGTAGTACATCAGCAAGTGAAGGTTATAAACTCTCTGATGAAGGGTGGTAAACGTGTAACAGAGAGTTCAGTGAAGAGGAAATCTGAGAGTAAAGCTGCTCTGACTTTAGGAATCATTGTGACCATTTATCTGCTTTTCTatatcccatactatatctgtattttatttGTGAACTCCTCCACAACTATAACTGTTTTGGCGTGGGCTGTATGTGCTAACTCAGGTGTGAATCCTCTGATTTATGCTTTATACTACAGCTCATTTAAAAAGACAGTTAAACACATCTTCACTCTGAAAATTTTTCAGCCGGCATCCTTTctgttatgtatttttaaataacatgaaGTGACTCTCACTTGACATCATCTGtgatattataaattaaaacaattacataTAAACATAAGGTCACTTTTAAGAATAAATAACTAAACTGGTAGTGATAACCTTTTTGTTTCTAACTTCTACATTCATTACACTGTGTTCATGGATGGCACTGAAGATGTTTGAGGTGAATAATGTTCAGATGACACTAGTGAATCATTGATGTATTAAGCAGTTGATTAAGTTTTCATTAagccatcatgtttttttttttacagtccacAGGTCACACATGAAGGCATTCACTCAGTCATTGTTCATAAAACATcagatcagtgtgtgtttgtgtgtttacagtaCTTTGCAAAGTTAATGAATGGTTCAGTTAAGGATCATGCCTGAAGAGAGGCCTACTGTACCCACACTGCCATTTACAAGCCCACAGTACAATATTACAACAAACTATATCAAAACTCTATTCTAAAATTAAtactgaaaataaacaaatggccaggcttttttgttgggtttttttGTATAAAAAGAGACACAAAAGTGATCAAGAGTGACAGCAACACTTAAATTTGATCGAATCCAGTTGCTTGATTATTGTTGTAAGTACTTATTTGTGGCATAAATAATGTTCATGCCCTCATATTCAGGTGCTTCCAGAAATGCACAACACACATATAATCCTGAAGACTTTATGCAAAATACAAATGCAAAAGGGGCTCATTTTGTGCGCTATTTTGCATGAGAACATTTTGTGAGTTGTAGGTGTTGTATCGTTTGTTATTTAAGTAGGTCGACCATTAAATAATTGCAATAATCAGCAGAAGGTTGTGCATTAAGGGTATGCACTTTACTAAGACATGACGTTTGCTGTATGTGTCGGGTGGGTCTTTGCCTCTTTGTTGTACATTTAAAATCCTTAAATGGATGGTAATCCATTGGTTATCTCTTACAAATACAAATCTACATCTTGAAAACTTGTGTTATAATATcataatcacactggtgtgatcgtaCACTTCAGTGACCAGCCAGGGTTGATCATACAGGTATGATTGTACGCCTGAAAGGGTTGAAGGCCACTCTATAATGTACAGTTTTATCACAGCACAATGACACAGACGTTGCAGGTTATTAGTGTGCAATTGGCATGCTGACTGCAGGAATGTCCTCCAAAGCTGTTGCTCATTTAATTGAATGTTAATTTCTCCACCATAAGAAGTCTCCAAAATCTTTTCAGAGGATTTAGCGGTAAATCCATCCGGCCTCACAACCGCAGACCACATATAACCCACATCTGTCCAGGACCTCCCCAAAGCTAAATAATTTCTGCACAAACTGTCAGAAACCTTTCAGGGGGCCAAATTTACATGCTTGTCCTTGTAGTTTTTTCAAACGCTCAtgactgtttttatattttgcaattaTATTGTATAGTTTGACATGTAATGCTTCCAAAAACTGGAAAACAAAagactggaaaaacgttgcctggtctgatgactcTCGATTTTTGctgatggtagagtcagaatttgatGTCAACAACATGATAGATTAAATTTATCCTGCCTTGCATTtatggtttaggctggtggttgtgtagtggtgtgggggatattttcttagcacactttgggcctactagtaccaattgagcatcgtgtcaacgccacagtgtaaaagatatggacgtagtatccgtgacgtcacccatgggtttctgaacactgcaaaaaaagctacaAGTAGGTGCAGCCAAATGTCCAACCGGGGCTCaatgtggaaacgtagccccgcggacgtttctacGGACCGCGAtctacgtcctgggaggtacatattcgatcagtttttgttttcgcggatccgcaagaggccgctgtgcgcgcttttttcgcgtctcgggcgcctctcgggagcacgcgccgttcgcgcctgcgccgttcgcgcctgcgccgttcgcgcctgcgccgttctcgcgcgaaaagccgccctcctcttcctcctcctcctcctcctccttccctaaacccgagcgacggttcgcaaaagcagtccagaaaaaaaaaaaaaagcaaacgcTCTCGTCTTCGACCGCGTTTTCTGATCCCGCCGCATTcttgcccttatttttcggattccattTTTCGTCTTactccggaaccgctgttccccggacttgatcccggtcgtccccgcagccggctcctcctcctccggggcctccgctccgccgacgcaacgctgtgagctaagcggacaaactggttgcatcgggaaagcccttcactcggaggcgagccgtcggccggtgagcgtgaagaggaggggcggagcggcgccacaccgccccgcagcgttcgctcgaaaaaactaAACACGGTACGTACCTtcagccacgtaaatcgcggtctccagaaatgtccgcgtggctacatttccagaatgagcttgggttgcaaatgtcgccattttgttcgcacgtCATCGCACCCATGGCGGGAtaccaaaaaagggcaaagaggcggagagtgagcagaGCTGCAGACACCTGCTAACATTTTGCTTAGacagactttactttgggagaacgcttaatacttcattatctgcgactcgtttgtgttcttctgaccacttgtgcttggctgtacactatatcaatagtgtttagacttttaaacacACTGTTGTAACACATCGAGCCACTTAGCAATGTTCTTGAGacatttttcaacaggaggaaaacgtgaAATAAACCAAAACGTAACACTGTaagacaacgcttcagatgactgttctagagccaaCATCTAATCAGTCTgttagattctggagtgcattacaggtctaaagaaaactataaatgataaatgatcttaaataaaacaaatacagttatagagatggtataaggATATAACTTCACTCACTTGGGAAATGGAgacaacttgaatggtttgtgagcacatttaagtgcacacagcatcccatattatctgataattgaatttaataagtccaaaaggcaatcgactgtgtaaagaaacattaacCAAAACAACAATACAATGTATGTGCCGagcttaaataatatttttggcatGCTATAAGAGTAATGCAGTACATAATGTGAGTGGTGTATAACTGTTTAACTCTTCAGTTTAAAGGTCTTTACACCtttaaaataacccaataaacaacaaagaatgaataaaataataaatgtagtaTTTAGCTTTTAAAATAGAGAAGAAAAAGTATTGAAGATCAAAACAAGCTTGCATTACTATAGCAACTACAAACAGTAGACTAGGAggatttcttattgtttatttctttatttctttaacaTTTGATTGGGCGGTGAGTGATGCAGACACTGTATAAATGAAAGGACAGAAAAGAGAGCAGAACAAACTCCTAACAGGAGGAGACTCACTCATGGCCTACGAGACAGAGGATCAGGAGACTCAATACTGCTTTCCTGACATCAACTCATCATGTGTCAAAGGAAAACGCTCTAGACATGAATATATCATCATGTATGTGTTCTTTTCACTGCTGTCAGCATGGACTGTGTTTCTGAACCTGCTggtgatcatctccatctctcacttcaaGAAGCTTCACACTCCAACCAACATGATTATTCTCTCTCTGGCTGTAAATGATCTGCTTATTGGACTTTTTGTTATACCCATACAGGCCATCAAACTAACTGAGACGTGTTGGTACTTTGGAGACATTTTCTGTGTtctgtatttaatattaattggGCTTATTTTCTCTGCATCTCTcagtaatttagttttaattgctGTTGATCGTTATGTGGCTGTGTGTCACCCTTTACTGTACCCACAGAAAATAACCATCACTAACATGTTAAAGAGCATCTGTCTGAGTTGGGTTTGCTACTCAGCTTATAACACTGCCTTTGTAGTTAATAATGGATATTTTGACTCTTCACACAGAACAGACATGTGTAATGGACGGTGTTCAGTCATGGTGAGTTTTAGTTGGACAGTCATTGATCTATTCATGTGTTTTATTTTCCCCTGTCTCATAATGATCACTTTATATCTGAGGATTTTCTATGTAGTTCATCAGCAAGTGAAGGTTATAAACTCTCTGATGAAGGGTGGTAAACGTGTAACAGAGAGTTCAGCAAAGAGGAAATCTGAGAGTAAAGCTGCTCTGACTTTAGGAATCATTGTGACCATTTATCTGCTTTGCTATATCCCTTACTATATCTGTTCTTTATTTGTAATCTCCTCCACAACTATAACCGTTTTATCATGGGCTGTACATGCTAACTCAGGTCTGAATCCTCTGGTTTATGCTTTGTTTTACAGCTCATTTAAAAAGACAGTTAAACACATCTTcactctgaaaatatttcagccaGTATCCTTTCTGTTCcgtatttttaaataacttgaagTGACTTTCACTTGACCTCATTTGtgatattataaattaaaacaattacataTAAACACAAGGCCACTTTTaagaataaaaaactaaactgGTAGTGATAAgcttgttgtttttgtttctaaCTTCTACATTCATTACACTGTGTTCATACAAGACACTAAAGATGTTTGAGGTGAATAATGTTCAGATGACACTAGTGATTCGATGTATTAAGCAgttgattacatttttattaagctatcatgtttatttttacagTCCACAGGTCAAACATGAATCAACTCAGTCATTGTTCATAAAACATcagatcagtgtgtgtttgtgtgtttacagtaCTTTGCAAAGTTAATGAATGGTTCAGGGAAGGATCATCAGTATcaacctgctgaaaaatccagcttgaaccagcctaagatggtttccagtcatttccagcctggtctggtCAGGCTAAGGCTGATCAGTAAGGGTAAACAAAGACAGACCAACCTATGTGACTGCCTGAAGAGGCCTACTGTACCAACACTGCCATTTTACAAGGCCACAGTACAATATTACAACAGACTATATTAATAGTCTATTCTAAAATtaaatcataattaaaaaagATGTTTACATAAAAGGAGACAAGAAAgtgatcaaaagtgacagcaaCATTTAAAATTGATCAAATTCAGTGGGTTAAGTTACTAAGTACTTATTTGTGGCATAAACAATGTTTATGCTCTCATATTCACGTGCTTCCAGAAatgcaaaacaaattaaaattacaaaaacaaattaaaacaaattaaaattgcaAAACAAATTAATCCTGAAGACTTCATGCAAAACACAAATGCAAAAGGTGCCCATTTTGTGCTCTATTATGCAGGAGAGATCAATTTgtgagttgtatgaaagcaatcgaataatatatatatatatatatatatatatatatatatcagcactggtgggaggcgtgcgttggcacgtaGCAGCAGGCCAAGTGCATTAGTGCcctcaccagtgctgatatacagccatatcgcactgctgcgagtgtgatattgcgtttatacaactgtTTGACAGCatcattgtgtatataaaaacaaaattaaacatggagagtctcaaaaacccttttgtatgaggaactactttcttccgcattgaattcaaatcataagctgacagttaaacagctgagcaagcatcttttacactttagatctgtagtgtctgctttttgctggctgtatgtgggcagagtaatacacaaagggtaaagaggcttaaCGGGTGATGAAATTACTTAAAAATTTCACCtctatcagccaattagattcgagaaccagacagaacttttgtataaatatatatatataaacaccattttatgattttatgttaaaaataaagtttaaatgttttattcttaaTGATTAACAGCCTGAAtgactaatattcattcattttcttttttcggcagcggatggccttccagccgcaacccatctctgggaaactgaaTGATATGTACTGGGATAATCTGTTATTCTACTAAACAGCTACTTGGTTATTGCAtggcaggcccgtagccagcatGTTATAAGgggtctttattttaaatgtggacctttttgcagttattcactgtcctcagtcagaatttggctatttaaataataaaaaaatgtaaacataataataataaaagagcttcacaatttttgtagcctctcttgtaaaaaaaaaagtacatttgatttgatggaaaattcatggataacaagaTTATCCatggattctgcttggtcttataTCCTTTATCAATGGGttgatttcactatttatgatgatataacagggcgaagcagtggtgcccTGCTATGCCCTGCTATGGCGCAGTAGGTaacgctgttgcctcacagcaagaaggtcgctgggtcgctggttcaatcctcggctccattggcctttctgtgtggagtttgcatgttcttcctgtgttcgcacGGGGATCCTccgagctccggtttcccctacagtccaaagacatgcggtacaggtgaattgggtaggctaaactgtccgtagtgtgtgagtaagtgtttgtggatgtttcccagagatgggttgcggctggaagggcatccgttgtgtaaaaacacgctggataagttggtggttcattccattgtggcgaccccagattaataaagggactaagccgacaagataattaatgaatgaataatgacatagcagtaaaaataaaacaaatgagccattgtatgggacaaattctggacatcGGTCATTGAGGGGTGGGTTTTTCCAAACACCCGAACCCCTTTGGCTATGGGCCTGCATAGTTACCATGAATAAGGTTCAAAATGGGATAATTTTGACACTTACCACTACTATTTTTAGATTGGAGCTGGAATTCATGTATATGCTTCGATGTCAGTTCAATGTACAGCGTGCATCGCATTATCAGACTATTGTCATTGACAGAGTGAAAACAGACTGAAATTGAGGCCAggtgacctggggcctcatgtatcaacgctgcgtacgcacaaaaactttgcgtacgccaggtttcacgctcagaatcgctcacgtttggatttactaacaatgaactgaacgtgggaatgtgcgcaggttcacggcagctttctggcaggcgtacgcacattttttgtgcgtgtctgttttatttctattggcgactcctagaggcagttgtgttaaattcttctctacaaagtgtctgagccttgcaatggcagctgtatgagacgggttcatatagtaggtatgtaagatttccataccatacagttgaccagctaaacattaaaccacaatttgcagcggtcgcctgttttcccaatgtaatctgagctatctaccgcacgcacattgctataaagacaatatctgaagataaatttgcatgcgttaatcagaaacatttccattcaataaatgtgcaaataaaatatgatgcacaaacttattgatgattcctacttgtctttctcgtgataaatagtgggcaaaatctgatatgtagcggggaaaaaaagaagaaagagttcatcagacgctggtttcgagccgagtttatgctcgtacgtgtcagtacatgatcacatgtttcttatgaggtgcgccactgagactgataagggtactgcaacattttacagatataaaccacactatttcttttttaaaaagaaagtaagtgcgatgttcagacccaactgtgttaaccgtatcagctaaactctcccactctatttttttcttttgttgttaattccggagaacaaacttgcaaataacaccgcttttctccggtctacctccgaaagcagcacctccatttcacattctgttcaaagtttctctttttgcttgattttgccattgctttttcgttgggttttgccattagcatagtcattagcatattcatacgggggaggaggcaggaaggggttttgtgctcgtgcatgttgcgctcagtttcacgtttattcggatgtacaaaagaatatgcgtgagattcggcgtacgcagtgtttcatacatctgaatttttttctgcgtacgcacatttacagctttgtgcgtacgcaatgttttagtaagatttccacgcaagtcttcgtacatgaggcccctggtccgaTAAACTCACTACACAGACAGCATGACCGTCCTTCTCGGAACCGCAGATGGCCATGGCGTGACGTCTCCCTCATCAGCGATCATACAACACTGGTGCGCGGCCGTGTGCGCCAAAACGAAAGCTGGAGACGCGTCTCTTCAGCAACCTCTCGCGACACAACCTCTCTAATGCTGCGCCTCgcgatatttgcaaacaatacatatggatcatttttattatcatttaacaGTAATGGAGGAACGCCACCAAATTTAGCGAAGTAAGTGTActgatttttctctaataatttacttgattaagagtaaaagtacacatatttaaatgtactcaaaaagtactCGTTACCCAaaaattttactcaagtaaatgtaacgaagtaaatgtaactcgttactacccacctctgtTAACTTGGGCAGTAATgctaagtaataataaa
This window harbors:
- the taar19u gene encoding trace amine-associated receptor 13c-like, with product MAYETEDQETQYCFPDINSSCVKGKRSRHEYIIMYVFFSLLSAWTVFLNLLVIISISHFKKLHTPTNMIILSLAVNDLLIGLFVIPIQAIKLTETCWYFGDIFCVLYLILIGLIFSASLSNLVLIAVDRYVAVCHPLLYPQKITITNMLKSICLSWVCYSAYNTAFVVNNGYFDSSHRTDMCNGRCSVMVSFSWTVIDLFMCFIFPCLIMITLYLRIFYVVHQQVKVINSLMKGGKRVTESSAKRKSESKAALTLGIIVTIYLLCYIPYYICSLFVISSTTITVLSWAVHANSGLNPLVYALFYSSFKKTVKHIFTLKIFQPVSFLFRIFK
- the taar19l gene encoding trace amine-associated receptor 13c gives rise to the protein MAYETEHQETQYCFPNFNSSCIKGKRSRHEYIIMYVFFSLLSAWTVFLNLLVIISISHFKKLHTPTNMIILSLAVNDLLIGLIVMPIQAIRLIETCWYFGETFCGFYLILIGLIFSASLSNLVLIAVDRYVAVCHPLLYPQKITITNMLKSICLNWLYYSAYNTSFVVNNGSFDSSHRTEVCYGKCSVMMSFSWIITDLFMSFIFPCLIMITLYSRIFYVVHQQVKVINSLMKGGKRVTESSVKRKSESKAALTLGIIVTIYLLFYIPYYICILFVNSSTTITVLAWAVCANSGVNPLIYALYYSSFKKTVKHIFTLKIFQPASFLLCIFK